Below is a window of Electrophorus electricus isolate fEleEle1 chromosome 1, fEleEle1.pri, whole genome shotgun sequence DNA.
CAAGATGCTGAAACTGTGTGGAGAGACTGAGGAGAAACTGGCCCAAGAACTCATCCTCTTCGAGTTCCAGATGGAGAGGGACGTGGTGGAGCCCATCTACATGCTGGctgaggtttatttatttagaattgtAATAATTCCCATTTTTATGCTAATTACTCGTTATTTTAATGTCCGGAAGCTTTCACAACCCTGATCCTCGTGTTTTTGTGTCGTTTTAGGTGGAGATTCCCAACAtacagaaacagaggaagcatCTAGCCAAGCTTGTTCTGGACATGGACTCAGCACGGACAAGGTGCTACACATCAGCGTGAAAACCGCAGGAGCTTCTTCCCCGTTCACCGGTTCTTGGGCTCACGGTGTCCTTTTCATTCCCTGCCTGTAGGTGGCAGCAATCGTCCAAATCCTCCAGTCACCCCAGCAACCTGCAGCCGAGCGGGGCCAAAGCAGACGCTCTcagagaggagatggaggagacagccAATAGGATGGAGATCTGCAGGGTATCTCGCTTCCTTTCTTTCTCGCACCACAGAATGCATGTATTTGCTGTTATGTAACTGCCATTTTCTGCTCCAAATATTGCCATTATctctatttaaaacaaatccGCTTTACATAAAAACAATGGGAGTAAAATAATACATTGATTTTTGAGCTAAACCTCCAGTGTTAATCCATTAATTCAGTCACATTGTGTGTGCCAGTAATGATTTGTCTATTTCGTTCCCATAGGACCAGTTATCAGCAGACATGTACAACTTTGTGGCCAAAGAAATAGACTATGCAAACTACTTTCAGACGGCAAGTTCTCTTTATGTACTGGCAGAAGGTCTGCGTGGCGCGTGGTGATGCGTGATTATAGAAAGGAACAGCAAGGACAGTCTTGACATTATGTGCTCTCTCACCGCTCTCCCTCACAGCTTATAGACATTCAGGCGGAATATCACAGGAAGTCTCTGGAGATTCTGCAGAGTGTGCTGCCTCAGATCAAAGCTCACCAGGGTGAGGACCTCACATTCTTCTACACCCCATGCCCTACTTCTTTTACACCCTATGCCATAGTTATTTTACACCCTACTTCTTTTACACCCCATGCCATAGTTCTTTTACACCCTACTTCTTTTACACCCCATGCCATAGTTCTTTTACACCCTACTTCTTTTACACCCCATGCCATAGTTCTTTTACACCCTACTTCTTTTACACCCCATGCCATAGTTCTTTTACACCCTACTTCTTTTACACCCTATGCCATAGTTCTTTTACACCCTAAAAGTTCCAACTGGCTGTTTACTTGCCTTCTTTGTGCAGGTATGAGAAATTTCACTGAAGAAGTTTGTGCATACATATTtgtgctattattatttttggtcACTTTAAACATCAGTGCTTATGTCATGTGGCATGTGTGGTTTGTGCCGTGCGTTTCAGAGGCCTGGATCGAGAAGCCGTCCTATGGCAAGCCGCTGGAGGAGCACCTGAGCCTGAGTGGCCGCGAAATCGCCTTCCCCATTGAGGCCTGCGTGACCATGCTGCTGGAGTGCGGTATGCAGGAGGAGGTGGGCGCCACTCGTTAAAACACCTCGTTAACACATCTCGTTAACACACCTCGTTAACACACCTTGCTCACTGCCTGCTTGCTGCTGTGCTGCGCAATTATTAGTTGGCCACGGGACCCCGGCTGGGCTCTGAGTTACCCTGCGTGACTTCAGTGCGGACCATCCGTGGTGGGATGCGGTGCAAACAACAGCTGCGTTTGCAGTGTCCGGTTTCGTCAAATAGTCCTGGCTGGTTCCTTTCCTCATCTGTCTGTTTATTGCCGAGAGCCTTCCATGCGAGCCGCCGTTGCTACGACAACAGAGGACGCTAGCCTGTCTCACGAGGGCGGGGTTAACTCTGCTCGCAGGGCTTGTTCCGAGTGGCTCCCTCTGCCTCCAAACTGAAGAAGCTGAAGGCGTCGCTGGACTGCGGGGTGCTGGACGTACAGGAGTACTCCGCCGACCCACACGCCATAGCAGGTAGGCCGCTCCACCGCGCCCAGCCCTGCCCTTTCACCTACGACCCCACGATCGAGGGTCGGGACGCTTCCTCATTTCCGTTACGCTCAGCCCGGTATGATCTCTTCTTtggctgccccccccccccctcactctTTTACATGACGCCCGACAACGAGGTCGCAGAGGTCAGACGTGTTCGTGCCTGACGATGcttcgctttctctttctcctcccgcTCTTCTTCCTTCCCTTTCTGTGTCGCAGGGGCCCTGAAGTCCTATCTCCGTGAACTCCCCGAACCTCTGATGACCTCTGAACTCTACGATGAGTGGATTCAGGCTTCGAAGTAAGTGGACATGGTGTGCAGCTCATGTTGTGACATCGGCCCTTAGGCCTTAGTACACCTTAGTATTTTATAGTCTGGAATTTTCTCTAATGTAATGCATCTGATTAAGATCAAGGCTTAATGTGAATCAGAAGGGTTCCTGTTCCCAAAGGGTACAGAACCGTAGCCCTAAATCACTGAAAGCAGCCTTTACACAGAGTCCATATTCAGTGTGTCGTGGTAACCACTCAATTTCTTCATGATATAAGAGGATTCCATTACATGGTGATAGCCGTCCTCACACTCTGTCATCCTGGGCCATTTGTTCCGGCTCTGGCTGTACCTGAGCCCTTATGCTTTTCCTTCCCCATCTTTAGTGTTCAAGACATGGACAAGAGGCTCCAAGCCCTGCTGACGGCCTGCGAGAAACTTCCAGCGGacaatttaaacaatttcaGGTCAGTGCTGCTGGTTGGTTGCCAGGTGCCTTCATTAGCCAAGAGCCCGTGAATCAGTCAGGCAGATGAAAGCAAATTAGTGGAGAAATGTGTCAGAATCTAGCGGGATCCACCGTGGCAGTCAGTGGGCAAATTTCATCTGATTACCTGTGTGGGCTAGATGTGCAGACTAGCTTGTTAGCTCTGCTTGTGTGGGGGAAAGAAAGTTGCTTGCTTTCAGTGCATAGATATAGACCTAACTATACCGCAATGCTGGCTCACTGGAGAAATTGTGACTTTTTGCCGTGGCGGTATCATTTCTGTTGACAGAGGTAAGGCATAATGAGATTAGTTCAGCAAATGAAGTTTGAGTGGGAGATTGATTCAGATTTGACAAAGGTGgatcttttgttttaaaaaaaaactgaaacagtcATAACAAATAGGTCAGCAGCTGATCCCTCTCTCGGAATAAAGACTGCAGCACTGGAATAACTCCTGTCCCATGCCACCATGtatccacatccacatccagcTAATAATTCTGTAATTCCGTTTATCTAATAACATTTGTATTATACTGTTATTGATCTTGGGGAGCTTTCCAAATCCAATTAGACAAACGTGGGATTGCATGCCCCATGTATATGCAtgctaatgaatgttttaatgttgcctGTCTACTTGAACACTGTTTCGGGGTTAACTGTGGGTCTGACCATGTCTCTACTGTGGTCCAGTGCCGAGGCTGCTGGAATAGACACAGAAATACTGAATGTGACAGGAGGCTGTGGACTTGGACTTTCTCTGTAAACACCATGGATTAAACACCATAGATTCAACACCTGTACTCTACTCCTGTGCTTTCCAGATACTTAATTAAATTCCTCTCCAAGCTCACCGAGTACCAGGATGCCAACAAAATGACTCCTGGTAACATTGCAATTGTTCTGGGCCCCAATCTGCTGTGGTCACATTCTGAAGCGTGAGTGCCCATCCACATTCTGCTTTACAGAGCTCCTGCTCACTATCTTATTGTATCGGGGGGCATATTAAATTTGAAGCAATAACCTTCTGTGTCCTTGTGGAGCTGTGTGAAAAATTGGTGGCTTTTTTTAGTAGAGatgaaatgctttttattaGAAACGAAATGGTTAAATGTGTCAGTGCTGTGCTTAGGAACATGACGGAGATGATGACCACGGTATCCCTGCAAATCGTTGGGATCATTGAGCCAATCATCCAGCATGCTGACTGGTTCTTCCCAGGAGGTGAGAAAGacatgcgctctctctttctctctcacacacacgcacacacacaaacacgcacgcgtgtgtgctagcatatccaccccccaccccgagAGATCTGAACTGGTTCTCCTCATGTATTTTTAGACATTGCGTTCAACCTGACAGGCAGCTACGGTAGCCCTATCCACACCAACCACAATTCCAACTATGGCTCCATGCCCTCTCCCGACATGGACCAATCAGATCGCAAGCAGCCGCACGACCAGAGCCGCCGCCCCCTCAGCGTCGCCACCGACAACATGATGCTGGAGTTCTACAAAAAGGACGGGTAGgggaagtgttttttttttttattttatttcttcccTGCGCAAGCTGTTCCTCTCCTTCGCTCCCTCTGTGtgcctcccacacactcctcttttcctctcctctctgtcgtTCGCCACCTCCTTGCATCTCTCCTCCTGTCAGACTCAGCTGAGTCCCCGAGCAGCACCACGCTCATAGCTCACCATGGCGATGGGCTCCGTGGCAACTCTCGTAGAGATCAGAGGCGGAGGAGCAGCTTCTGAAATCTGAAGCTAACgcctgggggggtggggggccgCGTCAGTCACAGTCAGTCGGCATCGGTCTCGCCCTCGCCTGTCCCATTTCGGAGTCCGAGACGACCGAATGGAGCCTGCCACAGGCTGCCGGACCGGCACGGTCTCTATGACAACCGGCTGGCAAGTAGAACTGGATGTTAGGAGCGGGCGGGCGGTGGGGGGGTTAGTGGGGGATTGTCAGATCCAGCCTCCTCAACCTCCCGCCGCCTGTGGCACGCCAGCAGGTGGGGAGGGAGCGGGTACGGAGGCGGCGTCTGGAACACTCATCCGGAGACTCGGCTCGGCTATGCTCTCGTCCGTATTCCTGCGCTCTCTTTCGAGCTGTTTGGCATCACGACAGCGTAAGACCCAGCCGATACGTGACGTGTTTATAGGCAGCTGCAGTGCCGCCTCAATGGGAGAGGCgttgctctgtttgtgtgtgtgtctgtccacgGGATTCAGGGTGGGGGTAATTGGAGCTAATGGGGCCTAATAGCCTCCCAGCGGGGGAGCTGCCAGCTGCTCGATCGGTGCCGCTTCTCTCCGCTCTGCATGCCCACCTCGTCCTGACCGTGTCAGAACGCTTCTGTACCACATAATTCTCACCTCCCACTTAAGCGATGTGCATGCCCCACACTCACGTTGTTGTCTGCGGCGCAGTGGCTCGCCAGTGCGCCTGCATCGTGGCTCTCTGTGCCAGTCTGGCGGCGTATCAACGCCCTGTGTCTCGATGCTACTCTAATCTGACATCTAACATCCGTTCCTTTGCCCTCAATAATGCAGCATCAGGAAAATACAAAGGTACAGTTTGCCCGCTCTCGAAGTATCTCTTATGT
It encodes the following:
- the si:ch211-114m9.1 gene encoding rho GTPase-activating protein 44 isoform X6, whose amino-acid sequence is MKKQFNRMRQLANQTVGRAEKTEVLSEDLLQVEKRLDLVKQVSHSTHKKLTACLQGQQGTDVDKRSVKSPSKKLPLSTLAQCMVEGASVLGDDSLFGKMLKLCGETEEKLAQELILFEFQMERDVVEPIYMLAEVEIPNIQKQRKHLAKLVLDMDSARTRWQQSSKSSSHPSNLQPSGAKADALREEMEETANRMEICRDQLSADMYNFVAKEIDYANYFQTLIDIQAEYHRKSLEILQSVLPQIKAHQEAWIEKPSYGKPLEEHLSLSGREIAFPIEACVTMLLECGMQEEGLFRVAPSASKLKKLKASLDCGVLDVQEYSADPHAIAGALKSYLRELPEPLMTSELYDEWIQASNVQDMDKRLQALLTACEKLPADNLNNFRYLIKFLSKLTEYQDANKMTPGNIAIVLGPNLLWSHSEANMTEMMTTVSLQIVGIIEPIIQHADWFFPGDIAFNLTGSYGSPIHTNHNSNYGSMPSPDMDQSDRKQPHDQSRRPLSVATDNMMLEFYKKDGIRKIQSMGVRVMDTSWVKGKGASTLARKASSTPPSAQPPGSPADTLVLEQPGDLATSPTPTPTPPPADRVSSDEVSPHRPDPSHAYVPHGEERPPPPYPCSSSTSHAPHHFYPKPPPCARPVAPGPESQPPDSPPPPSRWSSFGPLQPQLPPPSSSSSSSSSSLDINSNPKPSGLHFPKHGPTGELQHAAAPDANASPLYVKTPLVLTRHELALANPPSFPTSGPPPWAACPCARERGPPRLTSTLKSKELSPVIGHKAVQVTGPTVPPPGGQQSNSQSPRSAEHSPHTLRKGSKKLAPVPPKVPYGQSGAMSDQSTAV
- the si:ch211-114m9.1 gene encoding rho GTPase-activating protein 44 isoform X7, which translates into the protein MKKQFNRMRQLANQTVGRAEKTEVLSEDLLQVEKRLDLVKQVSHSTHKKLTACLQGQQGTDVDKRSVKSPSKKLPLSTLAQCMVEGASVLGDDSLFGKMLKLCGETEEKLAQELILFEFQMERDVVEPIYMLAEVEIPNIQKQRKHLAKLVLDMDSARTRWQQSSKSSSHPSNLQPSGAKADALREEMEETANRMEICRDQLSADMYNFVAKEIDYANYFQTLIDIQAEYHRKSLEILQSVLPQIKAHQEAWIEKPSYGKPLEEHLSLSGREIAFPIEACVTMLLECGMQEEGLFRVAPSASKLKKLKASLDCGVLDVQEYSADPHAIAGALKSYLRELPEPLMTSELYDEWIQASNVQDMDKRLQALLTACEKLPADNLNNFRYLIKFLSKLTEYQDANKMTPGNIAIVLGPNLLWSHSEANMTEMMTTVSLQIVGIIEPIIQHADWFFPGDIAFNLTGSYGSPIHTNHNSNYGSMPSPDMDQSDRKQPHDQSRRPLSVATDNMMLEFYKKDGIRKIQSMGVRVMDTSWVKGKGASTLARKASSTPPSAQPPGSPADTLVLEQPGDLATSPTPTPTPPPADRVSTLKSKELSPVIGHKAVQVTGPTVPPPGGQQSNSQSPRSAEHSPHTLRKGSKKLAPVPPKVPYGQSGAMSDQSTGQLSPVSLSPTPPSTPSPYGLGCPPGPAPASSPGQAPLGTPHALSSPPSLTGTLTKSRPTPKPRQRPSLPPPQPPTVPPAGPPPMEQGLLDGLSPGESMSTADLFSLEIPSINVNLDSLLDEFRVGVPCRVSRPLADSPERKPATEEEGQSTTL